The sequence GATAGGTGGCCAAAGCCAGGTTTCGACAGGGAAATTCCACCACCACCGCCACGCTCTCGTCCCGGTTCAAGCCGGCCGTCACAGCGGTCAGCTTGCCAAGCCCCATAGCGCCCAAGGTGAACAGGGTACAGCCCAGCCACATCTGAACACCCCAGTCCCGGGCCAACCCATGATGGTCGATGATCAGTTTGGCCACGACCACAATCAGACCAATGCCGATGGCAAACTCCAGATAGGGCCTGACTTTGCCGGCCCAGGCAGGGTATTGTCTCGCGGCGGCGACGCCCAACAGCAGGGGAGCCAACAGAAAAAACAGCAGTTGCCCTGTGGCGGTGAACGCCAGAGCCGAGTCGATGGGGGAGAGCACAAGGGAAGCCAGGATGGCCAGTGCCACGAACAACAGGCCCGACAGCGTCGTCAGGGTCACGGACAGCAGCACCGCGCCTTTGGCCAGGTGGGTGTAGAAGTTCGATACAGTGCCACCTGGGCACAAGGCGATAACCACCAGGGCAAGCAGCAAGGGCTCGGCCATTCCCATCAGGCCGCCAATGAGCAGCACCAACAGAGGCAGCAACAGTTGCGCGCCCACCAAAGCCGCCGTTTTCCCCGTCCGCATCTTGAGATCTTGCCGTTCAGTCACCAGGCCACTGCCCACCACCAACATCATGGCGAACACCAGAATCGAGATGGCGGTCTGCATAGTGACTCCGGCAATCTGAACAGAACTTCAACTTAGCGAATGTTGCCCTTATGGAACAGTCCCCTGTCTGCTTATGGACTGCCTCATCTGAGCCATCATCATAGACATCTCAAGCACAAAGAGTCGTCGAGGCTGTGATATAAAGGGTCATTGTTCAGAGAGATATCGGCCCAAATCATGTTTGATGCAATCTGGAGAGAGGGTGAACAGCAGCACCTTTACTCCATCATCAGCTTTGAGGCGCTCAGCGTTGAGGAGCGGGAGTCCAAGCGGCAAAAACTGTTTTGTCCTGAGTGTCATCAACCTGCGTTTTACCGCAAAGCCAGCAGTCATGGTCGTTCCGCCTGCTTTGGTTCCCGCTACCACACCCAGGAATGCACCCTGGAGCGGCGCACTGCACAGCGGGAAAAAGAGGAGAAGGACGCCAAGGAGGTGGATCGACTGCTGGACCAAGCGGTCACCCCGTTCAGCTTTGAGGAGTCCCCCAAAGGCAAGGCTGATAAACCGGCGAGCACCGGCAACACCAGGGCCTCGTCAACCACAGCCAAGGCAGGCAAGCCTAAGCCCTTAACCCTGACCAAGGCGTTGCACAGCCTGCTCAGAGACAGTGACCTGGGCAGCAGTGATGCCCTTATCGAGCTGGATAAGGGGTATCAGTTCAAGGCCAAAAACCTGTTTGTGCCCTTTTCCGAGGCGAAGGCTGCCGACAGCGCCAAAGAGGCCAGGCCCAAGATGTTCTGGGGGACGCTGTCTCATTCGGACAAAGAGATGCAGTGGCTGAACCCTGCAGGCTGCCAGGACGTGGGCATCCCCATTCGCCGTTACCGGGACCAGCTGCTGCAACGTTTTGGCATTGAGGAGCGCGAACAGTTGGAGGGGGCCGGCATCATCCTGTTCGGCAAATGCTACTGGAATCAAGCGAAGACCAGAAAGATCATCGAGCTGTGGAACAAGGATCGCATCCACCTCTCCCTGGTGGTGGATTAAAAAAGGCGCCACATGGCGCCTTTCTTAGGCCGTGCTCATCTTGGGCACAATGTCCACCCCAAGGCGTGAGCGGCTGGATGCCGGCGCAAAAACATTTGGCAAATGTCAGCACGCCCTAATGCGCAGTCTGCTCCTGGTAATCGAAGGTGGGCACCGACCAGTGAAAACGGATGGCCAGAAGTCGCAGGCTAAATCCCAGAGGCAGGCAGACGGCCAACTTCACCCACTCGGACAGGTCTGCCAGGGTCAGGCCCATATACAGGGCGGCGGTGGTCAGGGACACCAGTGCGTAGAGCTCTTTCTGAAACACCAGAGGTACCCTCTGGCAGAACAGATCCCGAAGAATTCCACCAAAGATACCGGTTATCAGGCCGGAGGCGATGGCGATCACCGGCGTGTGGCCGAGCGACAGGGCTTTCTGGACGCCGATGATGGAGAACACCGCCAGTCCCAAGGCATCCAGAGTCAGAAACAACCGGGTCAGGTAGCGCATTACCGGGGCACAGGCCACGGTCAACAGCGCGGTTATCGCAATGGCCACCAGATATTGGGGCTGGGCCACCCAGATCAGCGGATAACCCCCAAGCAGGACATCCCTAACCGTGCCGCCACCGATGGCGGTGACACAAGCCACCATCACCACACCGAACAGGTCCATGCGGTTGCGGCCCGCTGCCAGGGCACCGGTGATCGCTTCGGTGAGCACACCAACCAACCACAGCACCAGAATCAATTGCATTTCAGTCACCCGCGACACTCCCGGTGGTTAATGAATCAGGGTAGGGCGAAGGATTGTGACAAAGGACGAAAGCCCTTGGAAATGAAACAAAAGAGGGATCGGATTAGCGCGATTTATGCCATGTTGCCGGGCCGTTGCACTGGTTGCAACCTTAGGCACAACAGGTAATTCGACTAACTTAAGAGGATGACATTCAGGTAAACAGGAGACGCCGATGCTGACCACCTTGGGACAGGTGCTGTCCCTGGTTACCCTGGCACTGGCGGGGCTGGTCGTTGCCAAAGCGTTCAGATTGGAGTCGACTCTGGCGTGTCTGCTGGTGGGCTTCGTTGCCGGCCAGGGGCTGGGCGTCTTCTCTCTGGATACCGGTATAAGAGCGCATAACCTCAAGGATCTGGTGTTCTTTATCGTACTGCCGGTATTGATCTTCGAAGCGGCCTGGCACCTGAAACCTGAGCAACTGAGGCAATGGCTGGCTCCGGTGCTGACCTTGGCGACTCTGGGCATGGTCATCAACATGTTGATCATTGGTGCTTTGACCTATTGGGGGTTAGGCCATCCTCAGGGGT is a genomic window of Ferrimonas sp. YFM containing:
- a CDS encoding trimeric intracellular cation channel family protein, producing MTEMQLILVLWLVGVLTEAITGALAAGRNRMDLFGVVMVACVTAIGGGTVRDVLLGGYPLIWVAQPQYLVAIAITALLTVACAPVMRYLTRLFLTLDALGLAVFSIIGVQKALSLGHTPVIAIASGLITGIFGGILRDLFCQRVPLVFQKELYALVSLTTAALYMGLTLADLSEWVKLAVCLPLGFSLRLLAIRFHWSVPTFDYQEQTAH